The nucleotide window TCAGCCAAGGTAAACGCTTTTTTCATAATAAACTCCAAATAAACTAAAGTAAAACCATATTTATTTATTATAACATATTATTTGTTTCCTTCAACAATCCTATTGCATACACATATATTGATAACCACATTTGATACATTTTTTCTTATCTTTCTCATGGGTGAGTGTTTTTGTTGAAATTGTTTCTTTTGTTTCCTGCTCAAAAGCAGTTGATAATTTTTTTTCGGTTTCCATATTAAGGGCTAACTCATATATTGTGCCATTGTTTTTTATGTTTACGATTTTTGCTTCTTTAACATTTAAGCCTAAGTTTTCAATGGCTTTTTTATAGATATAGAGTTGTTTGTAATAATTGTCGAGGTTTGTTATAACATCTTTATTTGTTTTAAAATCAATAATAGTAAAAGTTGAATCGTTGTTTTTTATCAACAAATCGATATCCCCTTCAAATATAATTTCATCCGTTTTATTCATATTACAGGTATATATAAAATTCTTTTCCGGATATAGTTCTTTATAAGAAAGGTTTTCCGGCGAATATGGTGAAGCCGTAAAATTCTGATACAAAGAGATTACTGTTGATTTATCTTGTTGAGAAATCTCGGATTTGAGAAGATAGTCTTGAATTTCAGAGGCAGATAATGAGCATTTATTTATATAACTTGTATAAATCATATTATGTACTAGGGTACCTATTTGCAAACTTTGAGTTTTTTCATTCAAATCAGGATAGCCAAATTCATATTTTAAAACATATTGATTTTTACAATGGTTATAGGTGTTTATTTTAGTAAAGCTCAAATTGTAGATGTTATTAGCCGGAATTTTGTTGTTTTTGATTTGAGGTTTAAGCGTTTCTTTTTGTTTTTTTGATATTATAGGAAGCTCTTGCTTTTCAATTTTCAAGTCGTTTATATCAACTGCTTCCTTTATAAATTCAGGATTAAAATCCGCAATATAGTCAGCAGGTTTTATTGCCCCCTTGTTCCCATAGGGAGTAAAACTTAAAATATTTAGATATTTTTCGGCACGACTTACTGCAACATAAAACAATCGCAATTTTTCAGATTTATCACGAGGTGTTTTCCACAAAGTGCTATACAAAAGTGCTTTTGGCGTTTTTAGACCTTGATATTTCGCTGCAATAATCCCAAACCCTGGTTTTTCTCCATATTGCAAATCAAGCCGTATTGTGGATTTGTCAGCTTGAGATGTTTTATTAGTTGTCGTTGTCAAAAAAGTATAAGGAAATTCAAGCCCCTTACTTGCGTGAACAGTCATTATTTGAACAGCATTACATTCTGTTGTCGATGTTTGAGGTAATGTAAAAGACTTGTCATCTTTGAGCTTTTCTAAATGTTGGAGGAAATTTTTAATACTCAAATAATTTTCACCTTGCATATAATCTGAAATAAGTTTTTGAAAAATAAGCATATCATTTTCAGCCTTATATTTTTCAATACCATCGTAATTATGTGGAGATAGCTCATTGATTAATCTCAAATATATTTGCAATAATGACATTGATTTTTTATTAGATTGAATATTTTGCATGGTTATTACAATTTTATTTATATAGTCAAAGATTGGTTGAGAAATATCAATAGAATTTAATAAAGAATTTGAAATAAGATAATTTATTTTATCTGCGAAATTGAATTTTTTTAATTCTTTAAACGTCAATTTTTCTAAGATTTTTGAGTCAGCTTGCTTCTTCAAATTATAGATTTCTGCATCAGAAAATTTTATTTTCAAAATTCGGATAATAGCAATTTCATCACGAAGATTTGACGCCATTCGGAGTATGGCTATTGAATTTTTAACAACAGCCGAAGTGAAAAATGAAAGATTAACTTTTTTTATTGAAGGAATTCCATAGTCAGATAATATTTTGTCAATTATATCTGCTTTAGAGTGCGAGTTTACAAGGACGGCAAAATCTTTGAATTGAGCCATATCTTCATTTTGTAATCTTTTGATTTCAGATGCAATGTATTTTGCTTCAGCTTTTTTATGAGCAATAGCATTATCAAAACCTTCGAGCGGAGTTATTTTGACATATTTATTCTCATCATCAAATTCTTTTTTAGGATTTGCCGATAATTGCTCATCTATTTGAAGTTGTGATTTTGTTATAAAATTAACGGCATTCAACACATAGGGAGTAGAGCGGTAGTTGAATTTCAACTTTACAGGGTCATATTTTTCTCCATATTTATTTTCTACATAGCTATGTAAAACCTCCAAATTTTCCATCTGTGCGTAACGAAAAGAATAAATAGACTGTTTTCTGTCACCGACAAAGGTTATATTAGCATTATCGTCATTTAATAGAAGTTTTATGAGCTCAAGTTGGGAGCCGTTTGTATCTTGAAATTCGTCAATAATTATATGTTTAAAATAATTTTTGTAATAATCCCTTACTGAAGAATTTTGCTTTAATATTTGAATTGTTTTGTTTATCAAATCATCAAAATCGACCATATCAGATAGCTCTAAATTTTTTTGGTAAAGCCCATAAATCAGGGCAATTATGCGTGTCAGATTTTTTTCGTTGAAATCTATCTGGCTTATATTTTCAGGAAAAGTATCTGCTTGGCAATAATTTATAGGCTTGCGTTGCCCTGCCTTGTCGAGAATTAACTTACTTTTTGAAATTTCATCAAATATTTTTTCGTCAATTTCAAAATTATCATCTTGATATTTTGACAAATGATTATTCCAAGCTGAACAATAATCTTCTTTAGTTTCAAATTTAAAAGGCAATGTTTGAACAGTATGTGAAAAATTTTCAAC belongs to Candidatus Gastranaerophilales bacterium and includes:
- a CDS encoding ATP-dependent DNA helicase; the encoded protein is MNNNAIEPVDFVAKIINELNDEQKDAVKKPIDYCTKIIAGAGTGKTKIISKRFLKLVYDLNCKHIAHPVEKILVITFTDKAACEMKSRILKELKENNIDYIGQELYISTFHSFCSKILKKHSLEANLSSSFKLADEKILKDIYTEIIEKIKNSEYQNIESISDIASELNLSESILAVENINELTAIGSLEAIFDDIFGIIKKIKAYGLSPYEFLKKTLSSVENFSHTVQTLPFKFETKEDYCSAWNNHLSKYQDDNFEIDEKIFDEISKSKLILDKAGQRKPINYCQADTFPENISQIDFNEKNLTRIIALIYGLYQKNLELSDMVDFDDLINKTIQILKQNSSVRDYYKNYFKHIIIDEFQDTNGSQLELIKLLLNDDNANITFVGDRKQSIYSFRYAQMENLEVLHSYVENKYGEKYDPVKLKFNYRSTPYVLNAVNFITKSQLQIDEQLSANPKKEFDDENKYVKITPLEGFDNAIAHKKAEAKYIASEIKRLQNEDMAQFKDFAVLVNSHSKADIIDKILSDYGIPSIKKVNLSFFTSAVVKNSIAILRMASNLRDEIAIIRILKIKFSDAEIYNLKKQADSKILEKLTFKELKKFNFADKINYLISNSLLNSIDISQPIFDYINKIVITMQNIQSNKKSMSLLQIYLRLINELSPHNYDGIEKYKAENDMLIFQKLISDYMQGENYLSIKNFLQHLEKLKDDKSFTLPQTSTTECNAVQIMTVHASKGLEFPYTFLTTTTNKTSQADKSTIRLDLQYGEKPGFGIIAAKYQGLKTPKALLYSTLWKTPRDKSEKLRLFYVAVSRAEKYLNILSFTPYGNKGAIKPADYIADFNPEFIKEAVDINDLKIEKQELPIISKKQKETLKPQIKNNKIPANNIYNLSFTKINTYNHCKNQYVLKYEFGYPDLNEKTQSLQIGTLVHNMIYTSYINKCSLSASEIQDYLLKSEISQQDKSTVISLYQNFTASPYSPENLSYKELYPEKNFIYTCNMNKTDEIIFEGDIDLLIKNNDSTFTIIDFKTNKDVITNLDNYYKQLYIYKKAIENLGLNVKEAKIVNIKNNGTIYELALNMETEKKLSTAFEQETKETISTKTLTHEKDKKKCIKCGYQYMCMQ